The Elusimicrobiota bacterium genomic sequence ATTAAATTTAAGATTCATCAATTTTAAGTTCCTTGACTTTTAAATCTTCTACATTTTTATCTTGGTATCACAAAACGTGATACCTTATGACTTCTAAACCCTTATCTTTACAACCACTTTTTTAACCAGAGACGATTTATCCAGTAAGCATCCGGGTATATGCCCATCTTCCGGAAAAAATACTGCAAAAAATCCTGGGGACATCTTTAAAATGGAAGCATTTTTATCCAATTTATAGAATGCCGCATCTTTTTCTGAGTTATATTCAGTGGCTAAATCCAGTAACTTAACCGGGTGCCACTGAATTGTTTCTGTACCGGACACAACATACTGAATATCAATATAGATGCGGTGCGCTTCAAATAATTTTTCACCGGCCGCAACTGTTTCGTAACTTTGCACGATAGCAAAAACATCTTTGCCCAAAATTTCATATTTCCCATCTTTTGTATCGGCAGATACACCATTTTTCAAATATTCAAACACCTTTTCAAAATGACTGTGCATCAAACAGTGTTTTTTGTAGTCCTCAATCCTGTCAATAATCATTTATTCCTTGTCCCCTCTCTTTAGTTAAAGAGGGGTAGGGAGAGTTCGCCTTATCTCAACGAATTAAACACTTCACTATTTCACCTACATACATACGGTGGTAGTCTTTATTTGGGTAATTGCTGTCTATTTTGGGGTCTAAAAAATGTTTCGGGTTGAGGTCCTGAAAATAAATTTTCTTACATTCTATTACTATCCGCGCTTCGCTAAAATAAACATTCCCCAAATCGCTTTTAACTGCTGCTAATTTTGTCGCTGTCATTTTATTAATATCCTTGCCTGATTTTGAACCGCAGAAATTTAAAATATCGCGGTACTTCTCGTCAAAAAGGCAAATAGTGAAATAATCATTACTTTCCATGAATGTATAGGTATGCCTGGTAGGCCGTATGAAACAAAAACAAACATTTTTGTTCCAGAGAACTCCTAAAGCGCCCCAGCTGGCAGTCATCATATTATATTTATCAATCTTTCCCGCAGTAACCAGCATCCAGTCCTTTCCTATGAGCTTAAAAGTATTATCCTTTATTACCCCGGGTTTTACTTCTTTGAATTCATTTTTCATCTTAACCCCTTTTGTTTTGATTTATCATATTATAAAATCCAGATAATTATTCTTCGTTATTACATCAAATTTTGCATTTTTATAAGTCTGAAGCCATTCTTTAGGCGCTTTCACTTTTTCTGCCCGCCACTTAATTTCATAACCGTACAAATTGCCTTTTCTTTCTTCAATTAAGTCAATTTCTTTCTTATCATAGGTCCGCCAGAAATAATTGTTTGAAAAAGTTCTTTTATATTCCTGTTTTTTAATCATTTCGACAACTATATAGTTTTCCCACAACATACCGATATCATCTCTCATTGATAATGGATTGTAATTGTTAATCAAAGCATTGCGTATTCCGTTATCATAGAAGTAATATCTCGGATTTTTTACCAGCTCTTTTCTTAAATTTCTGCTGAAACCGGAAAGTTTGAATATCACGAACGATTTTTCCAGCAAATCAAGATAACGCTCAGCTGTATTTTTGCTCATCGAAAGATTTGACCCGAGTTCGGTATATGAAACCTCTTTACCTATCTGGAAAGCCAGCAATTGGAGAAGCCTGCTTAATTTTTCGGAATGCTTTACTCCATCAAGTTCCAAAATGTCCTTATAAAGATAAGAATTCACAATTTCTCTTAAATAATCCTTATTAGCCCTGTGATCTTTATTAATAACCACTTCAGGATAGGAACCGAAAATAAGGCGGTCTTCCAAAAGCGCCGTTGTCTGGGCTTTTGTCTGAACATTTTCAAGTTCTATTTGCGCCAAAGGAAAAAGTTTCAAAGTAAATTTCCTGCCCGTCAAAGGTTCCCCGATATCTCTTGCCAGGTCGAAAGACGAGGAACCGCTTGCTATCACTTTAATATCTTCGATGTTATCAAGCATTAATTTAATATTCAGCCCTATGTTTTTTATTTTTTGCGCTTCATCAATAATAAGCGTTTTGTTTTTACCTATGAAACTTTTTAGTTTTTCAATTGATTGGCTTGAAAGATAATTTTTAACACCTATATCTTCACCATCAACAAATAGATAGGATGTTTTAAGTGATTTGCTGATTTCCTTCAGTAGTGTTGTCTTGCCGCAACGCCTTGGGCCGTAGATTATAAGCGCTTTTTGTGGTTTAAGGTATTTTGAGACATTTTTTAATTGGTATTGCGGTATATACATGGGGCACCTCTCTAGTGATGTTTCGTCGATGTGTACTAAATACAGTCAGTCTACTGACCGTATTATACTAAATATAGTCAGTTGCGTCAATCCCGATTATTCATTCTGAATTTCTATTTCTTTGCTTTTTAAAGTATCCAAATAAATAATTATCCCTTCTACTTTTTTGTTGGGATAGATTTCTTTTATCAGCCTGATGTATTCTTCCATTTGTTGCTTATATATCTCGGTGGTTTCGGGGGATTCTGAGCTTTTGTAATCGATGCTATATACCCGCTTTTCAAGCACAACCAGGCGGTCTATTCTTCTGGTCCTGCCGGAAGCATCAATAATTTCCTTTTCAACGAAAACATTTCCTTCTTTCAAGTTAAAATAATCTTTGAATTTTTCATTTTCAAGTAATTTTTTAACCTTCTGCCCGATTTCCCGCAGGTTATCTATTACCGGATGCCTCATCTTTGTCTTCTCGAGAGCATTCTTGATTACTTCTTCTAAATTCTGTCCTTTTATATTCTCAATAAAAGAAAGAACACTGTGCAAAACCTCTCCGCGCTCAATATTTTCCCTGTTTGTCACCTGCGAAACTTCTACAAACTCATCTTTTATAAGCTCAATCCAATCGCTATACCTGGAAACCGGCATAGTTTCAACAATTGCTTCCTTATTCGCAGCTTCTTTATTTGCGTCCTTTTTTTGTTCATATTTAACCTCTTCGACCGCTCTTGCGGGCGAGCCTTTTTCAAAGTTCGGCTCTTCAAAAGAAAATAAATATTTCACTTTATTCTTTTTTCCCGACACCTTTTCAGGAATAAAAATGTAAAGTTCCTGCTGGGCACGGGTCAGCGCAACATAAACGCTGTTAAGCTCGTCAATAAACGCTTTTTTGTATTCTTCAATGTAAATTTCGTTGAGTTTCGGCGAAAATTCCGTATGCGCCTGCTTGATATAGAGCAGGTTTAACTTTTCTTTCTTTGCATCTATGATTTGCGGGTCAATTTTTACAGAAAGGCTCAGGCCCGGGATGATAACCACGGGAAATTCCAGCCCTTTTGCTTTGTGAATGGTAAGAATCTTTACTGAATCGCCCTTAGTAACGTTTACATACAGGTCTTTTTCTTCGGTTAAACCGTCAAAATACTCTAAAAAATCTGAAACGCTGGAACTTTCCTCTTCATATGATTTTATAAGCTCAAGAAATTTCATCAGGAATCCCTGGTATTCGCTGAAATTATCCAAAACACTGAATTTGCTGTAAATACTTATCACAAATTCATAAAGCGGCACTAACCCTGCATTTTTGAAAAACTCGCTTATAAGTTCATCCCAAACTTTATTGTATTTGCCCTGAAATTCCTTATAAAGGTATGTTATTTTATCTTTTGATTTTGAAGTTCTCACGCTGAAAAGAAAATCCTGGATATCGTATTTTCTAAGCCCTGAGCTTTTTAAAAATATATCGCCAAGCAAAAATGAAGCGAAGAAAAGGTTGTCTGAAGGCGATTTCAGAAACTTTAAAAACGAAATAAGTTCTTTAATAAGGTAATTTTCTCTTATATTGAGGGTTTTTTCCGATTCCACAGGTATATTT encodes the following:
- a CDS encoding YhcH/YjgK/YiaL family protein; protein product: MIIDRIEDYKKHCLMHSHFEKVFEYLKNGVSADTKDGKYEILGKDVFAIVQSYETVAAGEKLFEAHRIYIDIQYVVSGTETIQWHPVKLLDLATEYNSEKDAAFYKLDKNASILKMSPGFFAVFFPEDGHIPGCLLDKSSLVKKVVVKIRV
- a CDS encoding flavin reductase; translated protein: MKNEFKEVKPGVIKDNTFKLIGKDWMLVTAGKIDKYNMMTASWGALGVLWNKNVCFCFIRPTRHTYTFMESNDYFTICLFDEKYRDILNFCGSKSGKDINKMTATKLAAVKSDLGNVYFSEARIVIECKKIYFQDLNPKHFLDPKIDSNYPNKDYHRMYVGEIVKCLIR
- a CDS encoding ATP-binding protein yields the protein MYIPQYQLKNVSKYLKPQKALIIYGPRRCGKTTLLKEISKSLKTSYLFVDGEDIGVKNYLSSQSIEKLKSFIGKNKTLIIDEAQKIKNIGLNIKLMLDNIEDIKVIASGSSSFDLARDIGEPLTGRKFTLKLFPLAQIELENVQTKAQTTALLEDRLIFGSYPEVVINKDHRANKDYLREIVNSYLYKDILELDGVKHSEKLSRLLQLLAFQIGKEVSYTELGSNLSMSKNTAERYLDLLEKSFVIFKLSGFSRNLRKELVKNPRYYFYDNGIRNALINNYNPLSMRDDIGMLWENYIVVEMIKKQEYKRTFSNNYFWRTYDKKEIDLIEERKGNLYGYEIKWRAEKVKAPKEWLQTYKNAKFDVITKNNYLDFII